In Zingiber officinale cultivar Zhangliang chromosome 3B, Zo_v1.1, whole genome shotgun sequence, a single window of DNA contains:
- the LOC121967662 gene encoding putative glycine-rich cell wall structural protein 1 codes for MANRARVKLLAVAFIALVSFQLALAARSLTGAAAGGGGGGGGGGGGSGNGSGYGSGSGSGYGKGAGGGSAGGYGKGGGGGGGGGEGGGGGSGSGSGSGYGSGYGEGAGGGSAGGHGKGGGGGGGGGGSGGGGGGGEGGGVGSGSGYGQGSGSGYGAGGGAGNAGGYGKGGGGGGGGGGGEGGGVGSGSGSGQGYGSGSGSGAGGAHGGGYGRGGGGGGGGGEGSGGGTGSGSGYGSGSGSGYGSGGGNGHN; via the coding sequence ATGGCTAATAGAGCTCGCGTTAAGCTTTTGGCTGTTGCCTTCATTGCCCTTGTGAGCTTCCAGCTTGCGTTGGCAGCTAGATCGCTCACCGGGGCTGCCGCAGGAGGCGGCGGtggaggaggcggcggcggcggaggctcTGGCAATGGTTCCGGATATGGGTCCGGCTCCGGCTCTGGATATGGTAAGGGTGCTGGTGGAGGGAGTGCTGGAGGGTATGGTaaaggaggcggcggcggcggcggaggaggagaaggaggaggcggTGGTTCTGGCTCTGGGTCCGGCAGTGGTTATGGGTCGGGATACGGTGAGGGCGCCGGAGGAGGAAGCGCCGGAGGGCATGGGAAAggcggaggcggcggcggcggcggcggcggcagcggaGGCGGTGGCGGTGGGGGAGAAGGGGGAGGTGTAGGCTCTGGCTCTGGTTACGGGCAAGGGTCTGGATCGGGTTACGGTGCGGGTGGTGGAGCTGGTAATGCTGGAGGATACGGAAAGGGCGGCGGCGGTGGAGGTGGCGGCGGCGGAGGAGAGGGCGGTGGTGTTGGGTCGGGATCCGGATCCGGTCAGGGGTATGGATCTGGATCTGGCTCCGGCGCGGGTGGTGCACATGGTGGTGGCTACGGTCGTGGCGGCGGCGGTGGAGGCGGCGGCGGTGAGGGATCAGGTGGGGGCACTGGCTCCGGTTCCGGCTACGGGTCTGGTTCTGGGTCTGGGTACGGCAGTGGGGGTGGCAATGGACATAATTAG